The proteins below come from a single Aspergillus oryzae RIB40 DNA, chromosome 5 genomic window:
- a CDS encoding 60S ribosomal protein eL24 (60s ribosomal protein L24), whose translation MRTYDDSFSGQKIYPGKGKLYVRGDSKIFRFQNGKSESLFLQRKNPRRISWTVLYRRQHKKGISEEVAKKRTRRAVKSQRAIVGASLDVIKERRNQRPEARAAARQQAIKDAKEKKAASEKAKKAEKAKNAAAGKGTAQRIQSKQGAKGSAPKVAAKSR comes from the exons ATGCGTACCTACGACGATTCTTTCAGCGGTCAGAAGATCTACCCTGGAAAG GGTAAGCTGTACGTCCGTGGCGACAGCAAGATCTTCCGCTTCCAGAATGGAAAGTCCGagtccctcttcctccagcgcAAGAACCCCCGCCGCATCTCCTGGACTGTCCTCTACCGTCGCCAGCACAAGAAGGGTATCTCTGAA GAAGTCGCTAAGAAGCGTACCCGCCGTGCCGTCAAGTCCCAGCGTGCTATCGTTGGTGCTTCCCTCGACGTGATCAAGGAGCGCCGCAACCAGCGCCCTGAGGCCCGTGCTGCTGCTCGCCAGCAGGCCATCAAGGacgccaaggagaagaaggccgcttcCGAGAAGGCtaagaaggccgagaaggccaagaacgCTGCCGCCGGCAAGGGTACCGCCCAGCGCATCCAGAGCAAGCAGGGTGCTAAGGGCTCTGCCCCCAAGGTTGCCGCCAAGTCTCGTTAA
- the gup1 gene encoding glucosamine 6-phosphate N-acetyltransferase (glucosamine-phosphate N-acetyltransferase): protein MNSQTDDAPLFSSSLISPEVVAALPEGYTIRPVRRSDYKRGFLDVLRVLTTVGDITEEQWSQRFDWISARNDEYYLLVICDNTDRVVGTGSLLVERKFIHSLGMVGHIEDIAVDQSQQGKKLGLRLIQALDYVAANVGCYKSILDCSEHNEGFYLKCGFKRAGLEMAHYY from the exons ATGAACTCCCAAACCGATGACGCCCCTCTCTTCTCGAGTTCCTTGATCTCTCCTGAAGTGGTCGCTGCTCTCCCAGAGGGATACACTATCCGTCCTGTTCGCCGTTCCGACTACAAGCGGGGTTTCCTCGATGTCCTCCGTGTGTTGACCACCGTCGGCGACATCACTGAGGAGCAATGGAGCCAGCGGTTTGACTGGATCTCTGCCCGTAATGACGAGTATTACTTGCTTGTGATCTGCGATAACACGGACCGTGTCGTCGGTACCGGCAGTTTGCTTGTCGAGCGGAAGTTCATCCACTCTCTTGGCATGGTTGGGCACATCGAAGATATTGCCGTTGATCAGTCGcagcagggaaagaaattGGGCTTGAGGCTCATCCAGGCTTTGGACTACGTGGCTGCTAACGTCGGTTGTTACAAG AGCATCCTTGATTGCTCCGAACACAATGAGGGCTTCTACCTCAAGTGTGGCTTTAAGCGTGCCGGCCTGGAAATGGCCCACTACTACTAG
- a CDS encoding uncharacterized protein (predicted protein): MKNKSKGRSKGKGMNKLKKDHTNNNNNNKDSTWLKHLSIGFTSSSETITEVNSGRLSEITTQIETSLRIEDDALNKSLLSKTEDINAETTKKENEANTNGDGGLPRVGSLKRRLKMTFTGSPLKLPGDSDRHSCHIHSQDKVTRSERSGSGTASLTDSNTIGTHGSIHSPTKQSPTTPPTPKYLKYIRATNGKSVQSFYEVSYLWLVSD; encoded by the exons ATGAaaaacaaatccaaaggCAGATCGAAGGGTAAAGGAATGAACAAACTCAAGAAAGAccacaccaacaacaacaacaacaacaaagacag TACGTGGCTGAAACATCTCAGTATCGGCTTCACGAGCTCGAGCGAAACAATCACTGAGGTGAACTCAGGCAGGCTCTCAGAGATCACAACCCAAATTGAAACATCCCTTCGAATCGAAGACGATGCCCTTAACAAGTCACTACTTTCCAAAACCGAGGATATCAACGCAGAAAcgacaaagaaggaaaatgaagccaACACCAACGGCGATGGGGGGTTACCTAGAGTAGGCTCGCTCAAAAGACGGTTGAAGATGACCTTCACTGGCAGCCCCTTGAAACTGCCCGGCGACTCCGATAGGCACAGCTGCCATATTCACTCCCAGGATAAAGTGACTCGCTCGGAACGTTCTGGTTCCGGCACTGCTAGTTTGACGGATAGCAACACAATAGGGACGCATGGGAGTATTCACAGCCCGACAAAGCAGTCCCCGACTACTCCTCCTACCCCCAAATATTTGAAGTACATCAGGGCGACTAACGGTAAGTCTGTTCAGTCATTTTATGAAGTGTCTTACTTGTGGCTTGTTagtgattga